One Campylobacter concisus DNA segment encodes these proteins:
- a CDS encoding SDR family NAD(P)-dependent oxidoreductase, translating into MKKYIVITGASSGIGAAAAKAFARRGENLILVARRRELLENLKSEIAKFADVEVMIEICDLSKQENTLLLWQKLEKFELKALINNAGFGDYNKVGEQNLEKITQMINLNIISLVTLSTLFTKKYKDKDTQLINISSIGGYKIVPNAVTYCASKFFVSAFSEGLYHELAQDKQAKMQAKVLAPAATKTEFGMVATSKESYDYDKAFKKYHTSEEMAEFLLRLYDSHYCVGSVDRDSFEFSLSKPKFDYAVKYEPKDN; encoded by the coding sequence ATGAAAAAATATATAGTGATCACTGGGGCAAGCTCAGGCATAGGAGCGGCGGCGGCAAAGGCATTTGCAAGGCGCGGGGAGAATTTGATCCTTGTTGCAAGACGCAGGGAGCTTTTAGAAAATTTAAAAAGCGAGATAGCTAAATTTGCAGATGTAGAGGTCATGATAGAAATTTGCGACCTTTCAAAACAAGAAAATACCCTCTTGCTTTGGCAAAAATTAGAAAAATTTGAGCTAAAAGCGCTTATAAACAACGCTGGCTTTGGCGACTACAACAAGGTCGGTGAGCAAAATTTAGAAAAAATCACGCAGATGATAAATTTAAACATCATCTCACTTGTCACGCTCTCAACGCTCTTTACGAAAAAATATAAAGACAAAGATACGCAGCTTATAAACATCTCTTCGATAGGCGGCTACAAGATCGTGCCAAACGCCGTCACATACTGCGCTAGCAAATTTTTCGTAAGTGCCTTTAGCGAGGGACTTTACCACGAGCTAGCACAGGACAAGCAGGCAAAGATGCAAGCAAAAGTGCTGGCCCCAGCTGCCACAAAGACAGAATTTGGCATGGTGGCAACTAGCAAAGAGAGCTACGACTACGACAAGGCGTTTAAAAAGTATCACACGAGTGAAGAGATGGCGGAGTTTTTGCTTCGCCTTTATGATAGCCATTACTGCGTTGGCTCGGTCGATAGAGATAGCTTTGAGTTTAGCCTAAGTAAGCCAAAATTTGACTATGCTGTTAAATACGAGCCAAAAGATAACTAG
- a CDS encoding NAD(P)H-binding protein has product MKKVALIAGASGAVGSEILKDLCESEHYNKVVALVRHELEFTHEKLEVKIVNFDDFKDEVPFIADDVFCALGTTMKAAKHKEQFYKVDVTYPINFAKFGLECGAKRFVLLSAAGANRKSGSFYLKAKGQAEAKIKELGYSSFHIARLPLIEADRKEFRLGEYLAIKAFKFIPKGFFDEYRPMKAADIAKVIVEVAQDDHNEGVKIYSPEEFTK; this is encoded by the coding sequence ATGAAAAAAGTCGCCCTTATAGCAGGAGCCAGCGGCGCTGTAGGAAGTGAAATTTTAAAAGATTTATGCGAGAGTGAGCACTATAACAAGGTGGTCGCTCTCGTTAGGCATGAGTTAGAATTTACTCATGAAAAGCTTGAAGTAAAGATAGTAAATTTTGATGATTTTAAAGATGAGGTGCCATTTATCGCTGATGACGTCTTTTGCGCGCTTGGCACTACGATGAAGGCGGCAAAGCACAAAGAGCAGTTTTACAAAGTCGATGTGACCTATCCGATAAATTTCGCCAAATTTGGCTTGGAGTGCGGTGCAAAACGCTTTGTCTTGCTCTCGGCTGCAGGGGCAAACAGAAAGTCAGGCTCGTTTTACCTAAAGGCAAAAGGTCAAGCAGAAGCAAAGATAAAAGAGCTTGGATATAGCTCATTTCATATCGCTAGGCTGCCACTTATCGAGGCTGATAGGAAAGAATTTAGACTAGGTGAGTATTTGGCGATAAAGGCGTTTAAATTTATCCCAAAAGGCTTTTTTGACGAGTATCGTCCGATGAAGGCAGCTGATATCGCTAAAGTGATCGTGGAAGTAGCGCAAGACGACCACAATGAAGGTGTAAAAATTTATAGTCCGGAGGAATTTACAAAATGA
- a CDS encoding iron-containing alcohol dehydrogenase, giving the protein MQNFSFLNPTKIEFGKDKEQNIGKYMKEFGVKKTLIIYGSDRIMKNGLFDVATKSLSANGIEFCKIGGVKSNPVLSKVNEAINLAKKQGVDSVLAIGGGSVLDSAKAVAAGVRYNGDVWDFFTSNCPKEALMIFDIITLAATGSEMNGGAVVTNEATKEKFAMHGACLYPKVSVINPLLQASVSKEYLVYSASDIIAHSIEGYFTASIQPEIINLYIEANIKTVMKTTEILLKEPENYDARGEFAWAATMALNGLTYVGTAGYSYPNHMIEHAIGAVVDCAHGAGLSVVMPAWMKWYKSRNLKAFKRFSKEIFGVDDADVAIEKLKEWFSKIGTPTSLIEIGVDESNLDEIMALVYDYAKSRGLEQIYTKEAISEIFALAR; this is encoded by the coding sequence ATGCAAAATTTCAGCTTTTTAAACCCTACTAAAATAGAATTTGGCAAAGACAAAGAGCAAAACATCGGCAAATACATGAAAGAATTTGGCGTAAAAAAGACGCTCATCATCTACGGCAGCGATAGGATCATGAAAAACGGACTTTTTGACGTTGCCACAAAGAGCCTAAGCGCAAATGGCATCGAGTTTTGCAAGATAGGCGGCGTGAAGTCAAACCCAGTGCTAAGCAAGGTAAATGAGGCTATAAATTTAGCTAAAAAGCAAGGTGTCGATAGCGTGCTAGCCATAGGCGGTGGCTCGGTGCTTGATAGCGCCAAGGCGGTGGCTGCTGGAGTTAGATATAACGGCGACGTTTGGGACTTTTTTACTAGCAATTGTCCCAAAGAAGCACTTATGATCTTTGACATCATAACGCTTGCTGCAACTGGCTCAGAGATGAACGGCGGCGCAGTGGTCACAAATGAAGCCACAAAAGAGAAATTTGCCATGCACGGCGCTTGTCTTTACCCAAAAGTATCGGTGATAAATCCGCTTCTTCAAGCAAGCGTTAGCAAGGAGTACTTGGTCTATTCAGCCTCAGACATCATCGCTCACAGCATCGAGGGCTACTTTACGGCGAGCATCCAGCCTGAGATCATAAATTTATACATCGAAGCAAATATCAAAACGGTCATGAAAACGACTGAAATTTTACTAAAAGAGCCTGAAAACTACGACGCTAGAGGCGAGTTTGCCTGGGCTGCTACGATGGCGCTAAATGGACTAACTTACGTCGGCACGGCTGGCTACTCATATCCAAATCACATGATCGAGCACGCCATAGGTGCGGTGGTTGATTGTGCGCATGGGGCTGGGCTAAGTGTGGTTATGCCAGCTTGGATGAAGTGGTATAAGAGTAGAAATTTAAAGGCATTTAAGCGCTTTAGCAAAGAAATTTTTGGCGTAGATGACGCAGACGTGGCGATAGAGAAGCTAAAAGAGTGGTTTAGCAAGATCGGCACACCAACAAGCCTCATAGAGATCGGCGTTGATGAGTCAAATTTAGACGAGATCATGGCGCTAGTTTATGACTACGCCAAGAGCAGGGGCTTGGAGCAAATTTATACAAAAGAGGCCATAAGCGAAATTTTTGCCTTAGCGAGATAG
- a CDS encoding anaerobic ribonucleoside-triphosphate reductase activating protein: MQRVFSITPFTTLDYPDKVAAVIWFAGCNMRCGYCYNIEVVKSNGTISFSEVCDFLDRRVGKLNGIVFSGGECTANPLFLRLAREVKARGFSLKVDTNGSYCDVLKEAIDEELIDYIALDFKAPKEKFIGITGSNLYEKFAATLKYLIEINFKFEVRTTVHADLLSEKDISEMSGLLYELGYRGDYFLQKFFNTGENFGNLGDPKNSFDPDKITSKLPIRLRNF; this comes from the coding sequence TTGCAAAGAGTCTTTAGTATAACGCCATTTACGACGCTTGACTATCCAGACAAAGTGGCAGCTGTCATTTGGTTTGCAGGGTGCAATATGCGCTGTGGATACTGCTACAACATCGAGGTCGTAAAGTCAAATGGCACTATAAGCTTTAGTGAAGTTTGCGACTTTTTAGACCGCAGGGTCGGCAAGCTAAATGGCATAGTCTTTAGCGGTGGCGAATGCACAGCAAACCCTCTCTTTTTAAGGCTAGCACGCGAGGTAAAGGCGCGCGGTTTTAGCTTAAAGGTAGATACTAACGGCTCGTATTGTGACGTCTTAAAAGAGGCGATAGATGAGGAGCTGATTGATTACATCGCGCTTGATTTTAAAGCTCCAAAAGAGAAATTTATCGGCATCACTGGCTCAAATTTATATGAGAAATTTGCTGCCACGCTAAAATATCTCATAGAGATAAATTTTAAATTTGAAGTTAGAACGACCGTGCATGCGGACTTGCTAAGCGAAAAGGATATCTCTGAGATGTCAGGGCTACTTTACGAGCTTGGCTATAGAGGGGATTATTTCTTACAAAAATTCTTTAACACTGGCGAAAATTTTGGAAATTTGGGCGATCCAAAAAATAGCTTCGATCCAGATAAGATCACATCAAAACTACCTATCAGACTAAGAAATTTCTAA
- a CDS encoding AAA family ATPase: MVIGLYLRHIKAYEGINFIPIGYKLDFNFISYIGKNGIGKSSILEGFDSFFNEKIYNINKNATSPGERNKPFFVPIFLIKKSDCIFPAHCIKDIDKLNDFFWNIKSLSGSADIKGFKNIRDDLLKQGITKEEYYLLMIGEEFISNSSPKISFGTFTIAQEFLSKVLDNKNINITISISTEEIQEHKSELAKKYNKILQIIKDHYSYIYFPVELNIENFTKIETTEMQKVFGKKLKKEIESMLSGIKLDGTNGINPRLDNFIKEIQNSLRNNYEYKTGQQRNNKITKNDIVNKIIEAYFQKRILYKNNKKISELSAGEKRQALIDIISAFLIKTDRDSATIIAIDEPENSLHTSVCYEQFDRLNKVSKNCQVFITTHWYGFLPILNEGFGHFLTEKETKTKTEKETKTKKEILFDTYDLYDYKARVKNDIQKSKNEIPHDFNLKSINDLVQAIYYSLYCEKPYNWLLVEGVSEKIYFEYFFKDEVKNNLRILPLGGNTKVSEIYEHLELPLKKEDDKLRGKVFCLIDTDKIRHKEYIKDGNKHLKIRRLCNIGNDETRLYTLENSDTTQTDIEQSLNPIIFKETMEKLDKSNKYQINIQKNNGNTSFIDNLKSIDLKNYFEENEGSNKIKFAEKYVEISKEKENNEKFIPTWILEIKDFYKK, from the coding sequence ATGGTTATTGGGCTTTATTTAAGACACATAAAAGCATATGAAGGTATAAACTTTATTCCTATAGGGTATAAGTTAGATTTTAACTTTATAAGTTATATTGGTAAAAATGGAATAGGCAAAAGTTCTATTCTTGAAGGATTTGATAGCTTCTTTAATGAAAAAATCTACAACATTAATAAAAATGCAACTTCACCTGGAGAAAGAAATAAACCATTTTTTGTTCCAATTTTTTTAATTAAAAAATCTGATTGTATTTTTCCTGCTCATTGTATAAAAGATATAGATAAACTTAATGATTTTTTCTGGAATATAAAATCGTTATCCGGAAGTGCTGATATTAAAGGCTTTAAAAATATTAGGGATGATTTATTAAAACAAGGTATAACTAAAGAAGAGTATTATCTGCTAATGATCGGTGAAGAATTTATATCAAACAGTAGCCCAAAAATATCTTTTGGAACCTTCACTATAGCGCAAGAATTTCTCAGTAAAGTACTTGATAATAAGAATATAAACATAACAATATCAATATCAACAGAAGAAATTCAAGAGCACAAGAGTGAGCTCGCCAAAAAATATAATAAAATTCTACAAATCATAAAAGATCATTACTCATATATATATTTTCCAGTCGAACTTAATATAGAAAATTTTACAAAAATAGAAACAACAGAAATGCAAAAAGTTTTTGGAAAAAAACTAAAAAAAGAAATAGAAAGTATGTTGTCTGGTATTAAGCTAGATGGTACAAATGGAATTAATCCAAGGTTAGATAATTTTATTAAAGAAATACAAAATAGCCTACGTAATAATTATGAGTATAAAACAGGACAGCAAAGAAATAATAAAATAACAAAAAATGACATAGTAAATAAAATAATTGAAGCATATTTTCAAAAAAGAATTTTGTATAAAAATAATAAAAAAATTAGTGAATTAAGTGCAGGAGAAAAAAGACAAGCCCTGATAGACATAATATCCGCATTTCTAATAAAAACAGATAGAGATTCAGCAACAATTATAGCAATAGATGAACCAGAAAATTCACTCCATACTTCTGTTTGTTATGAGCAATTTGATAGATTGAATAAAGTTTCAAAAAATTGTCAAGTGTTTATTACTACTCATTGGTATGGATTCTTGCCTATCCTAAATGAAGGCTTTGGTCATTTTTTAACAGAAAAAGAAACAAAAACTAAAACAGAAAAAGAAACAAAAACTAAAAAAGAAATTCTTTTTGACACCTATGATTTATATGACTATAAGGCAAGAGTAAAAAACGATATACAAAAAAGTAAAAATGAAATTCCTCATGATTTTAATTTAAAAAGTATAAATGATTTAGTTCAAGCCATATATTACTCGCTATACTGTGAAAAACCGTATAACTGGCTTTTGGTAGAAGGCGTGAGTGAAAAAATATACTTTGAATATTTTTTTAAAGATGAAGTGAAAAATAATTTAAGGATTTTACCTCTTGGCGGAAATACAAAAGTTTCAGAAATTTATGAACACTTAGAACTGCCTCTAAAAAAAGAGGATGACAAATTAAGAGGAAAAGTATTTTGTCTAATCGATACAGATAAGATAAGGCATAAAGAGTACATTAAAGATGGAAATAAGCACTTAAAAATTAGAAGATTATGCAATATTGGAAACGATGAAACACGATTATATACACTTGAAAATTCAGATACTACTCAAACTGATATAGAACAATCTTTAAATCCTATAATTTTCAAAGAAACAATGGAAAAATTGGATAAATCAAACAAATATCAGATAAATATACAAAAAAATAATGGAAATACAAGTTTTATTGATAATTTAAAAAGTATTGATTTAAAAAATTATTTTGAAGAAAACGAGGGATCAAATAAAATTAAATTTGCTGAAAAATATGTAGAAATATCTAAAGAGAAGGAAAATAATGAAAAATTTATTCCAACCTGGATATTAGAAATAAAAGATTTTTATAAAAAATAA
- a CDS encoding ribonucleoside-diphosphate reductase subunit alpha produces MKVIKRNGRTEELDISKIKKYTNEAVLGLSNVSLSELEVDAKIQFRDMITTEEIQQTLIKTAVDKIDIDRPNWTFVAARLFLFDLYHKVTGFNGYNHLKDYLAKGEKVGRIIPGLKEKYDLEDLNAYIKPERDLQFAYLGIKTLYDRYLIKDKSGMPIELPQHMFMAIAMFLAQNELDSQGWAKRFYDLISKFEVMLATPTLSNARTTRHQLSSCYVGSTPDNIEGIFDSYKEMALLSKFGGGIGWDWSKVRAMGGSIDGHKNAAGGIIPFLKVTNDIAVAVDQLGTRKGAIAVYIEPWHMDVSDFLDLRKNSGEERRRAHELFPALWINDLFMKRVKENGRWSLFDPAQVSDLCDLYGEEFEKRYLEYENDENIQKNTILAKELWKKILTSYFETGMPFLCFKDNANKANPNDHEGIIRSSNLCTEIFQNTAPNYYKIKITYEDGGEELFDEEEDVTVDSGITKKAKKLSALDSLKGKQIFIVEKESIEGKTAVCNLASINLSKINSKEDIERVVPIAIRMLDNVIDLNFYPHKKVKHTNLASRSIGLGVMGEAQMLAEKNVKWGSYEHLALIDSIMENISYNAIYASSNLAVEKGIYPKFEGSKWSKGIMPIDTANENAKALLNDKGGLFDENVCDWDKLREKVKRDGMRNGYLMAIAPTSSISILVGTTQTIEPVYKRKWFEHNLSGMIPNVVPNLSPDTWQFYTPAYELDQRILIKAGAIRQKWIDQGQSLNIFMSLDKASGGYLSEIYTLAWELGLKSTYYLRSESPDSEKLNDVADRSIECEGCQ; encoded by the coding sequence TTGAAAGTTATAAAACGTAATGGCAGAACAGAAGAGCTTGATATCAGCAAGATCAAAAAATACACAAACGAAGCGGTTCTGGGGCTTAGCAACGTAAGTCTTAGCGAGCTTGAGGTAGATGCGAAAATCCAGTTTAGAGATATGATAACGACTGAGGAAATTCAGCAAACTCTTATAAAAACAGCAGTTGATAAGATCGACATCGACCGCCCAAACTGGACATTTGTCGCTGCAAGGCTATTTTTGTTCGACCTTTATCACAAAGTGACTGGCTTTAACGGTTACAACCACCTAAAAGACTACCTCGCAAAGGGCGAAAAAGTAGGCCGCATCATCCCTGGGCTAAAAGAGAAGTACGATTTAGAGGATCTAAACGCATACATCAAACCTGAGCGCGACCTCCAGTTTGCATACCTTGGTATCAAGACGCTTTATGATCGCTACCTCATCAAAGACAAGAGCGGTATGCCTATCGAGCTGCCACAGCACATGTTTATGGCGATCGCTATGTTTCTTGCGCAAAACGAGTTAGACAGCCAAGGCTGGGCTAAGAGATTTTACGATCTCATCTCTAAATTTGAAGTGATGTTAGCCACCCCAACGCTCTCAAACGCAAGGACTACACGCCACCAGCTAAGTAGCTGTTACGTAGGCAGCACGCCTGATAATATCGAGGGCATTTTTGATAGCTACAAAGAGATGGCGCTACTTTCAAAATTTGGCGGCGGTATCGGCTGGGACTGGAGCAAGGTACGTGCGATGGGCGGCAGTATCGACGGACACAAAAACGCAGCTGGCGGTATCATACCATTTTTAAAAGTGACAAACGACATCGCAGTAGCGGTCGATCAGCTAGGCACTAGAAAGGGCGCGATCGCTGTTTATATCGAGCCTTGGCACATGGACGTGAGCGATTTTCTCGATCTTCGTAAAAACTCAGGCGAAGAGAGACGCCGTGCGCACGAGCTTTTCCCTGCACTTTGGATAAACGACCTATTTATGAAGCGTGTCAAAGAAAATGGCCGCTGGAGCCTCTTTGACCCAGCTCAAGTAAGCGACCTTTGCGACCTTTACGGCGAGGAGTTTGAGAAGAGATATTTAGAGTATGAAAACGACGAAAATATCCAGAAAAACACCATCCTTGCAAAAGAGCTTTGGAAGAAAATTTTAACTAGCTATTTTGAAACGGGCATGCCATTTTTATGCTTTAAAGACAATGCTAACAAAGCAAATCCAAATGACCACGAAGGCATCATCAGAAGCTCAAATTTATGCACCGAAATTTTCCAAAACACAGCACCAAACTACTATAAGATCAAGATCACTTATGAAGATGGCGGCGAGGAGCTATTTGACGAAGAAGAAGACGTCACGGTCGATAGTGGCATAACTAAAAAAGCCAAAAAGCTTAGTGCGCTTGATAGCCTAAAAGGCAAGCAAATTTTCATCGTAGAAAAAGAGAGCATCGAGGGCAAAACGGCAGTTTGCAACCTTGCAAGTATAAATTTAAGCAAGATAAACAGCAAAGAGGACATCGAGCGTGTCGTACCGATAGCTATCAGGATGCTTGATAACGTTATAGACCTAAATTTCTACCCGCACAAAAAGGTAAAACACACAAACCTTGCTTCTCGCTCGATCGGCCTTGGCGTCATGGGCGAAGCGCAAATGCTAGCTGAGAAAAACGTAAAATGGGGCAGCTATGAGCACTTGGCGCTCATTGATAGCATAATGGAAAACATAAGCTACAACGCCATCTATGCTAGCTCAAATTTAGCCGTAGAAAAGGGCATCTATCCAAAATTTGAAGGCTCAAAATGGAGCAAAGGCATCATGCCGATAGACACCGCAAACGAGAACGCAAAAGCGCTTTTAAACGACAAAGGTGGGCTATTTGACGAAAATGTCTGCGACTGGGACAAGCTAAGAGAGAAGGTTAAGCGCGACGGCATGAGAAACGGCTACCTAATGGCGATCGCTCCAACTAGCTCGATCTCGATCCTTGTTGGCACTACTCAGACCATCGAGCCAGTCTATAAACGCAAGTGGTTCGAGCACAACCTAAGTGGTATGATCCCAAATGTCGTGCCAAATTTAAGCCCTGATACTTGGCAGTTTTACACGCCAGCTTATGAGCTTGATCAGAGAATTTTGATAAAAGCAGGCGCGATCCGCCAAAAATGGATCGATCAAGGTCAAAGTCTAAATATCTTTATGAGCCTAGACAAAGCAAGCGGCGGATATCTAAGTGAAATTTACACGCTTGCATGGGAGCTTGGACTAAAATCAACCTACTATCTACGCTCTGAGTCACCAGATAGCGAAAAGCTAAACGACGTAGCTGACCGCTCGATCGAATGTGAGGGGTGTCAGTAA
- the purB gene encoding adenylosuccinate lyase: MVERYSRKEMAEKWSIQAKYDAWLKVEKAAVKAWNKLGFISDSDCEKICKNAKFEIARIDEIEKTTKHDVIAFLTSVSESLGEESRFVHYGMTSSDCIDTAVALQMKESLELIISDVEEFMRAVKNRANEHKHTLMVGRSHGIHGEPITFGLVLAIWYDEIARALKLIKDAKDTISYGKLSGAMGNLAHAPMEFEELTCEELGLKAAPASNQVIQRDRYAHVVSAMAILASTCEKIAVAIRHYQRTEVYEAEEYFSPGQKGSSAMPHKRNPVLSENITGLCRVLRSYVTPSLENVALWHERDISHSSVERFILPDMFITADFMLVRIKNLIANLVVYPENMMKNLNLTGGLVFSQRVLLQLPQRGISREDAYKIVQRNAMKVWADLQEGKKAIDEQGHSLFLQNLLNDEDLTKSLSKDEIKECFDYNYYTKNVDKIFARVFGK; this comes from the coding sequence ATGGTCGAAAGATACTCACGCAAAGAGATGGCTGAAAAGTGGAGCATACAAGCAAAATACGACGCTTGGCTCAAGGTAGAAAAAGCTGCTGTTAAAGCTTGGAATAAGCTTGGCTTCATAAGCGACAGCGACTGCGAGAAAATTTGCAAAAACGCTAAATTTGAGATAGCTCGTATCGACGAGATAGAAAAGACGACAAAGCACGATGTCATCGCATTTTTAACAAGCGTCAGCGAGAGCCTTGGCGAGGAGAGCAGGTTCGTACACTACGGCATGACCTCAAGCGACTGCATCGACACAGCCGTCGCACTTCAGATGAAAGAGAGCCTAGAGCTCATCATCAGCGACGTAGAGGAGTTTATGCGAGCGGTCAAAAACAGAGCGAACGAGCACAAGCATACGCTCATGGTCGGCAGAAGCCACGGCATCCACGGCGAGCCGATAACTTTTGGCCTCGTACTTGCCATCTGGTATGACGAGATCGCAAGAGCGCTAAAGCTCATCAAAGACGCAAAAGATACGATCAGCTACGGCAAACTCTCAGGCGCTATGGGAAATTTAGCCCACGCTCCGATGGAATTTGAAGAGCTAACATGCGAAGAGCTAGGTCTAAAAGCCGCTCCAGCGTCAAATCAAGTGATCCAGCGCGACCGCTATGCCCACGTGGTGAGTGCCATGGCTATCTTGGCTTCTACTTGTGAGAAGATCGCAGTTGCCATTAGACACTACCAAAGAACCGAAGTTTACGAGGCGGAGGAGTACTTTAGCCCAGGACAAAAGGGCTCAAGTGCTATGCCGCACAAACGCAATCCAGTCCTTAGCGAAAATATCACAGGCCTTTGCAGGGTGCTACGCTCATACGTCACGCCTTCTCTTGAAAACGTCGCCCTTTGGCACGAGCGTGACATCAGCCACAGCTCAGTTGAGAGATTTATCCTGCCAGATATGTTTATCACGGCTGATTTTATGCTGGTTCGTATCAAAAATTTGATAGCAAATTTAGTCGTCTATCCAGAAAATATGATGAAAAATTTAAATTTAACAGGCGGCCTAGTCTTCTCGCAACGTGTGCTTTTGCAGCTGCCGCAACGTGGAATTTCTAGAGAGGATGCCTACAAGATCGTTCAGCGCAACGCCATGAAGGTCTGGGCGGACTTGCAAGAGGGCAAAAAAGCGATTGACGAGCAAGGTCACAGCCTATTTTTACAAAATTTGCTAAACGACGAGGACCTAACTAAGAGCCTTAGCAAAGATGAGATCAAAGAGTGTTTTGACTACAACTACTACACCAAAAATGTAGATAAAATTTTTGCTAGAGTCTTTGGCAAATAA
- a CDS encoding pseudouridine synthase family protein, whose product MPYVNKFIITADHQKAYEILLKNGFNMSQTQRLIDKGRLICGGSVVSEKNAILCGDVFLIDYEAKPKGLRPIFECESFAVFDKPSGVLSHPNGRHCDYSLNDEIYTLFGRDASVAHRLDCETSGVIVVGKDRNSTIKLKKIFENREVSKSYVAMVQGKIEREFTIDAKMDLANNYDDVKMRMQICENGKSAVTKILPIRYFDDIDTTLIRAIPLTGRQHQIRLHLFHVKHKIIGELLYGLSRPQIEKILDKEMSESERINLTGAKRLLLHSDEISFKFDEIFYKIKSEFDAKSEFYKFAKEANNQTI is encoded by the coding sequence TTGCCCTACGTAAATAAATTTATCATTACTGCAGATCATCAAAAAGCCTACGAAATTTTGCTGAAAAATGGCTTTAACATGAGCCAAACCCAGCGCCTCATCGATAAAGGTAGGCTGATCTGTGGTGGCAGTGTCGTGAGCGAGAAAAATGCCATTTTGTGTGGTGATGTCTTTTTGATCGACTATGAGGCCAAGCCAAAAGGACTAAGGCCGATCTTTGAGTGCGAGAGCTTTGCGGTATTTGACAAGCCAAGTGGCGTGCTGAGCCACCCAAATGGCAGACACTGCGACTACTCGCTAAATGATGAAATTTACACACTTTTTGGGCGAGATGCGAGCGTGGCACATAGGCTAGACTGCGAAACAAGCGGCGTAATAGTCGTTGGCAAAGATAGAAATTCTACGATAAAGCTAAAGAAGATCTTTGAAAACAGAGAGGTTTCTAAAAGTTACGTCGCGATGGTGCAAGGCAAGATCGAGCGAGAATTTACGATCGATGCTAAGATGGATCTTGCAAACAACTACGACGATGTGAAAATGCGAATGCAAATTTGTGAAAATGGAAAAAGTGCGGTGACTAAAATTTTGCCGATAAGATATTTTGACGATATCGATACGACTTTAATTCGAGCTATCCCGCTCACTGGCAGGCAACATCAAATTCGGTTGCATTTGTTTCATGTGAAACACAAGATCATTGGTGAACTACTTTATGGTTTGTCGCGTCCGCAGATCGAGAAAATTTTAGATAAAGAGATGAGCGAGAGTGAACGGATAAATTTAACCGGAGCAAAAAGGCTATTACTTCACTCAGATGAAATTTCATTTAAATTTGATGAAATTTTTTACAAGATAAAAAGCGAATTTGACGCCAAGAGTGAGTTTTATAAATTTGCAAAAGAAGCAAATAATCAAACTATTTAA